The Ferrimicrobium sp. genome contains a region encoding:
- the rodA gene encoding rod shape-determining protein RodA, translated as MTQMAVRRKTSLWRELSRIDLLLAIVALGIGAFGVIMIYSATKEQLVHAGISGHYYFERQAIYFLLGAVVMVVLALIDYQRIAHLAYLIYGASLLGLLAVLSPIGTSQLGSQRWFQLGPIQIQPSEFAPIGVIFGVAAYVANRDDPIDLRAVITILLMGGIPMVLVIKQPDLGTGIVIGIITALMLVMAGVPARYLLALVVVGVVGVIAVLHVGFLKSYQLHRLLSFLNPKADASTFGYNLAQSKIAIGSGHIFGVGLFKGSQTTLAFVPEQQTDFIFTAIGEQLGFVGCAALLAGYAILIWRMWSAMRWAKDITGTLIVAGGLAWIGYSVFQNVGMTIGIMPITGIPLPLISYGGSAMLAFLAMVGLALNVGAQRARTKS; from the coding sequence ATGACCCAGATGGCTGTCCGTCGCAAGACGAGTCTCTGGCGCGAATTGAGCCGGATCGATCTGTTGTTAGCGATCGTGGCGCTAGGGATTGGAGCCTTTGGCGTCATCATGATCTACTCCGCCACCAAGGAACAACTCGTGCATGCGGGCATCTCCGGCCATTACTACTTTGAACGCCAGGCGATTTACTTTCTGCTCGGTGCGGTGGTGATGGTGGTCCTCGCGTTGATCGACTATCAACGGATTGCGCATCTGGCCTATCTCATTTACGGCGCTAGTCTTCTCGGGCTGCTTGCTGTGCTATCGCCGATCGGCACCTCACAACTCGGATCGCAGCGATGGTTCCAACTCGGTCCGATTCAGATACAGCCCTCAGAGTTCGCGCCGATCGGAGTCATATTCGGAGTCGCCGCCTACGTCGCCAATCGAGATGATCCCATCGATCTCCGGGCGGTGATCACTATCCTCCTGATGGGAGGTATCCCGATGGTGTTGGTGATCAAACAGCCTGATCTTGGAACGGGGATCGTCATCGGCATCATCACGGCGCTGATGCTGGTGATGGCGGGTGTCCCAGCGCGTTATCTGCTCGCGCTCGTGGTGGTGGGTGTCGTTGGAGTGATTGCAGTCCTTCATGTGGGTTTCCTCAAGAGTTATCAGCTGCACCGCTTGTTATCCTTTCTTAACCCGAAGGCAGACGCATCGACCTTCGGATATAACCTCGCCCAATCCAAGATTGCCATTGGCTCCGGACATATCTTTGGAGTTGGCTTGTTTAAGGGGTCGCAGACCACTCTGGCCTTTGTGCCTGAACAGCAGACCGATTTCATTTTTACCGCAATTGGAGAACAACTTGGTTTCGTTGGATGCGCCGCTCTCTTGGCAGGGTACGCGATACTGATATGGCGAATGTGGAGCGCAATGCGCTGGGCAAAGGACATCACGGGGACGTTGATCGTGGCCGGTGGGTTGGCTTGGATCGGTTACTCGGTCTTCCAAAACGTGGGTATGACCATAGGGATCATGCCCATTACAGGTATTCCATTGCCGTTGATCAGCTACGGCGGTTCGGCGATGCTCGCCTTTCTCGCGATGGTGGGTCTGGCACTGAATGTAGGGGCCCAGCGTGCCCGTACTAAATCCTGA
- the nadC gene encoding carboxylating nicotinate-nucleotide diphosphorylase has protein sequence MVMLSPGPIVDLALIDLALDEDLVEPVTAAEETHPLPGADGVAPTRQLRPCSTAGDLTGSLVAHQVVALTLRARAHGVFVGQTVAPVVLGRVAERLGTAAPTYDPIVTDGTMVEPGATLAWLRGDLRTVLAAERTMLNLLCHLSGVASTTRSYVEAVVGTKAVIRDTRKTTPGLRSLEKYAVRCGGGSNHRLGLWDGILIKDNHLAFAPMEELVTRARLSHPDRPLEVEVDNLTQLHQALDLAVDLILLDNMELGMIAEAVQISRGRCRLEVSGGVGLDRLRAIAETGVDYIAVGALTHSTPILDLGLDYPDA, from the coding sequence ATGGTGATGTTATCCCCGGGCCCTATCGTCGATCTGGCCCTCATCGATCTAGCCCTCGACGAGGATCTCGTTGAGCCCGTCACCGCCGCCGAGGAGACCCACCCTCTCCCCGGGGCCGATGGTGTCGCACCGACGCGGCAACTACGCCCGTGTTCAACCGCAGGAGATCTCACCGGCTCACTCGTAGCTCATCAGGTAGTAGCGCTGACACTGCGCGCCCGGGCCCATGGGGTTTTTGTTGGTCAAACGGTGGCCCCGGTGGTACTAGGCCGGGTGGCAGAACGCTTAGGCACCGCAGCACCGACCTATGATCCAATCGTCACCGATGGGACAATGGTGGAACCCGGTGCGACACTCGCCTGGCTGCGTGGTGATCTTCGGACGGTCTTGGCAGCAGAACGGACGATGCTCAACCTCCTCTGCCATCTTTCGGGGGTGGCGAGCACCACGCGGAGCTACGTCGAAGCCGTCGTGGGGACGAAGGCGGTCATACGTGACACCCGTAAGACGACTCCGGGATTACGGAGCTTGGAGAAGTATGCGGTTCGTTGCGGGGGTGGCAGCAACCATCGCCTCGGTCTCTGGGACGGTATTCTCATCAAAGACAACCATCTCGCCTTCGCGCCCATGGAGGAGCTCGTGACCCGCGCCCGGCTATCGCACCCGGATCGACCACTCGAAGTCGAGGTCGATAACCTCACCCAACTGCACCAGGCCCTCGACCTTGCCGTCGATCTCATTCTTCTCGACAATATGGAACTTGGAATGATCGCCGAGGCGGTACAGATCAGTCGAGGCCGTTGTCGACTCGAGGTCTCCGGTGGCGTGGGACTGGATCGCCTACGAGCGATCGCCGAAACCGGGGTGGATTATATTGCGGTCGGTGCACTCACCCACTCCACACCTATTCTTGATCTTGGTCTCGACTATCCCGACGCGTAG
- the nadA gene encoding quinolinate synthase NadA — protein sequence MSIIAPPVDMTGYREQLARLVEEQNAVILAHNYQPAWVKELADFTGDSLYLSQRARDTDATTIIFAGVRFMAETAKILSPERRVFLPAEDAECSLADSITTAELIEWKSRYPEAIVVAYVNTSAAVKALADVCCTSANAVEIVESIPPDREVLFLPDQFLGAYVQRITGHPGMHIWMGECHVHADISPQHLADKMAQNPLATLMIHPECGCTTPALYQLADASGGPTSQRIRILSTNQMIEEAKRSTAAHVLVATEIGIMSDLISANPAVRFEAVNPRARCPYMNRVTPERLVETLRDHVGEVHVDQEIAAKARLAVERMVDPELRAWG from the coding sequence ATGAGCATAATTGCACCGCCAGTGGATATGACAGGATACCGGGAGCAGCTTGCTCGGCTGGTCGAGGAACAAAACGCCGTCATTCTCGCACACAACTACCAGCCCGCATGGGTCAAGGAACTCGCGGACTTCACCGGCGACTCCCTCTACCTTTCGCAGCGAGCGCGTGATACTGATGCCACCACCATCATCTTCGCTGGGGTGCGCTTCATGGCCGAGACTGCCAAAATCCTCTCACCAGAGAGACGTGTCTTCTTGCCTGCCGAGGATGCCGAATGTTCCCTCGCTGACTCGATCACCACCGCAGAACTCATCGAGTGGAAGAGCCGCTACCCAGAGGCCATCGTCGTGGCCTACGTCAATACTTCGGCTGCCGTCAAGGCCCTCGCCGACGTCTGCTGCACCTCTGCCAACGCCGTTGAGATAGTTGAGTCCATCCCTCCGGATCGCGAGGTACTCTTCTTGCCGGATCAGTTTCTTGGTGCCTACGTACAACGGATCACTGGCCACCCGGGAATGCATATCTGGATGGGAGAATGCCATGTCCACGCAGACATCTCCCCTCAACATTTGGCCGACAAGATGGCGCAGAATCCTCTCGCCACCCTGATGATCCATCCGGAGTGTGGCTGCACCACGCCCGCGCTCTACCAACTCGCCGACGCCAGTGGCGGACCCACTTCCCAGCGGATACGTATCCTCTCTACCAACCAGATGATCGAGGAGGCCAAGCGTTCGACGGCGGCCCATGTCCTTGTCGCTACCGAGATCGGCATCATGTCCGACCTCATCAGCGCCAACCCCGCGGTGCGCTTTGAGGCCGTGAATCCTCGTGCACGGTGCCCGTACATGAACCGTGTCACCCCCGAACGCCTGGTCGAGACGCTGCGCGATCACGTCGGCGAGGTCCACGTCGACCAAGAGATCGCCGCCAAGGCACGATTAGCCGTTGAACGCATGGTCGATCCGGAGTTACGCGCATGGGGTTGA
- a CDS encoding FAD-binding protein has product MMQMTPSHDLSFDVVVVGAGIAGLTVALSLPSTLRIAIVSRSFTMTSSHWAKGGMAAARGADDEPAEHLRDTIVAGGELNDPERVALLVGEAPNAIEFLQHQGVVFEALPEREAGHGRPRIWHADGDATGAAIMSALGARQRAADNVTPIDGTMVELLNDDSGVIGIMISHRNALTLLRAPRIVLASGGATGLWGDHTSPNANLGTGIVSAYRVGAIATDLEFTQFHPTAIALSESPLSLATEALRGAGAWIVDEEGKRFLFASDPAGELATRDKVARAMYRHGGQAYLDARPIGGEILEKRFPTFVREARQRGHDPIVTGPVPIRPAAHYTIGGVVTDTWGETSIPGLYAIGECASSGIHGANRLASNSLLEGVVFGRRAARHLVDAPNSAAPTHFPRSTNLPTTAPSRIALARIVDDALGIERDAVALETALEALTDVATCEMDPFSAHELTLASHLVSMMLIAAKERHGTVGAHTRADEQAEDPHYRLTFAIGSTPRREARVW; this is encoded by the coding sequence ATGATGCAGATGACGCCGAGTCACGACCTCTCCTTCGACGTCGTGGTGGTCGGTGCCGGTATCGCTGGCCTCACCGTGGCGCTATCGTTACCATCAACGTTGCGCATCGCCATCGTCAGCCGAAGCTTTACCATGACCTCCAGTCACTGGGCAAAGGGGGGCATGGCCGCAGCCCGTGGAGCCGACGACGAACCCGCCGAACATCTTCGCGATACCATCGTGGCGGGCGGAGAGTTGAATGACCCCGAACGCGTTGCCCTACTCGTCGGCGAGGCGCCGAACGCTATCGAGTTTCTTCAGCATCAAGGTGTCGTCTTTGAGGCACTGCCTGAACGCGAAGCCGGCCACGGACGGCCAAGAATCTGGCACGCCGATGGTGATGCGACCGGTGCCGCCATCATGAGCGCCCTCGGGGCACGCCAACGGGCCGCTGATAACGTGACACCGATCGATGGCACGATGGTCGAACTCCTCAATGATGATAGCGGCGTGATCGGTATCATGATCAGCCACCGGAACGCCTTGACACTCCTCCGTGCACCTCGCATCGTGTTAGCCTCTGGCGGCGCTACCGGCCTTTGGGGGGATCACACCTCTCCCAACGCCAACCTTGGTACCGGAATTGTGAGTGCCTATCGTGTGGGGGCGATCGCCACAGATCTCGAATTCACCCAGTTCCATCCGACCGCCATCGCGCTATCGGAATCTCCACTCTCGCTAGCGACAGAGGCGCTCCGCGGAGCGGGGGCCTGGATCGTCGATGAGGAGGGTAAGCGTTTTCTCTTTGCGAGCGATCCCGCCGGAGAGCTCGCCACCAGAGACAAGGTTGCTCGTGCCATGTATCGCCATGGCGGTCAGGCCTACCTCGATGCCCGGCCAATCGGAGGGGAGATATTAGAGAAGCGGTTCCCGACTTTTGTGCGTGAGGCCCGACAACGGGGCCACGATCCGATCGTCACAGGCCCAGTGCCGATACGGCCAGCGGCACATTACACCATTGGTGGGGTGGTGACTGACACATGGGGTGAGACCAGTATTCCCGGGTTATATGCGATCGGTGAATGCGCCAGCAGCGGGATCCATGGCGCGAATCGCCTCGCATCGAACTCTTTGCTCGAGGGGGTGGTTTTTGGTCGACGCGCGGCTCGCCACCTTGTCGACGCTCCCAACTCCGCAGCTCCAACCCACTTCCCACGCTCCACCAACCTACCAACCACGGCGCCATCACGCATTGCTCTGGCTCGCATCGTCGACGACGCCCTCGGCATCGAACGCGACGCGGTGGCGCTCGAGACTGCCCTCGAGGCGCTCACCGACGTGGCGACTTGTGAGATGGATCCCTTCAGTGCCCATGAACTCACTCTGGCATCGCACCTCGTCTCGATGATGCTCATCGCCGCCAAAGAGCGCCACGGCACCGTCGGTGCACACACACGTGCCGATGAACAAGCTGAGGATCCTCATTACCGCCTCACCTTCGCCATCGGGTCCACTCCTCGTCGAGAGGCTCGGGTATGGTGA
- a CDS encoding bifunctional nuclease family protein: MPVLNPDSFNLAGFVPCRMVRVGVDLPEPFARITLLPDDTSLVAFEIPISIEQARQLSLIVAKERAPRPMTTELMQDILASYGMGVSYVALESVIDGNVHAILALSSQDGRTRLFSARPSDAIMLALLQPVPAPILVSPALVGERSEVEAGDADGTAPGEGRDALDATPLSDASAPTRRDSRDQDQE, translated from the coding sequence GTGCCCGTACTAAATCCTGACAGCTTCAATCTCGCCGGCTTCGTGCCCTGCCGGATGGTGCGTGTGGGCGTCGACCTTCCAGAGCCTTTTGCGCGTATCACACTACTCCCGGATGATACCTCGCTCGTGGCGTTTGAGATCCCTATCTCGATCGAACAGGCTCGTCAGCTTTCCCTGATTGTCGCCAAGGAACGAGCACCGAGACCGATGACGACCGAGCTCATGCAGGACATCCTGGCCTCGTATGGGATGGGTGTCAGTTACGTAGCGCTTGAATCCGTCATCGATGGCAATGTGCATGCGATCTTGGCACTCTCAAGCCAGGACGGACGCACGCGCCTGTTCAGTGCTCGGCCATCCGATGCGATCATGTTGGCGCTCCTCCAACCGGTGCCAGCACCCATCCTTGTGTCACCCGCGCTCGTTGGAGAGAGATCCGAGGTAGAGGCTGGGGACGCAGATGGCACCGCACCAGGGGAGGGGAGGGACGCGCTGGATGCAACCCCGTTGTCTGATGCCTCTGCACCTACGCGTCGGGATAGTCGAGACCAAGATCAAGAATAG